The stretch of DNA GTCGATGGCAGCGTCGTGATTGCCGCTCACTGGGCTGATCCCTCCTTCTCGATGGCGGCCCGCGTCCAGCTTCGCCGCCACCCACTTGGCCGCCGAGGCGACGGTCCCGAAACGGCTTCGGGCCCCCAAGCATCCACCCCTGAACGAACCGCCGTTTTCGTTGACTCCGGGGTTTGTTCAGGGTCGCACAGATGGTCTGAACGAACCGCCGGTTCCTGGCATCATGCGGTTCGTTCAGAGCGGCGGCTGGAGGTTCACCGTGTCCGAGGCTCCGTACGGTTCAACTGCCTGCGCCTGCGAGCCGCGCGGAAGGAGGGTGGCCTGACGGTGGCTGAGATCGCCAGGGCGGCCAGCGCGAGCGACAGGACGGTGAGCTTCTACCTGAGCGGGCAGCGGCACCCGCGAGCCGAGGTTTGCCTCGCCTGGCCCGTGCGGTCGGGGTGGCCGATCCGCTCGACCTATGCGACCTCCTGAAGGACGGTGAGCGGATCGTCCACCTGCGGGTGCGGGTCGGGAAGAGCCGGGCAACGGTGGCTGCTGACCTCGGCTGGCACCCGGATACCTACCGGGAGTGGGAGACCCGCGGGCACGCGCCGGACAAGATGACCGGTCCACGCGGCGCTGGGAAGACGACCCCGGCGGCCCGGCTGGGGCTGGCGGGTGAACACCCCGTTCTTCATCAGGCCCGTGGTCGAGAAGGGCGTGAGCATCGACGGCACGT from Streptomyces asiaticus encodes:
- a CDS encoding helix-turn-helix domain-containing protein gives rise to the protein MAARVQLRRHPLGRRGDGPETASGPQASTPERTAVFVDSGVCSGSHRWSERTAGSWHHAVRSERRLEVHRVRGSVRFNCLRLRAARKEGGLTVAEIARAASASDRTVSFYLSGQRHPRAEVCLAWPVRSGWPIRSTYATS
- a CDS encoding helix-turn-helix domain-containing protein, with the translated sequence MADPLDLCDLLKDGERIVHLRVRVGKSRATVAADLGWHPDTYREWETRGHAPDKMTGPRGAGKTTPAARLGLAGEHPVLHQARGREGREHRRHV